A part of Gramella sp. MAR_2010_147 genomic DNA contains:
- a CDS encoding T9SS type A sorting domain-containing protein, with product MGIKLHVKFLLLLIFLPALIWGQCLDVPTSPATATITLQGSNNICSDETISFTSNVNLNGGTNETYQWEYQVGAGAWTDITGETSNSLTNYRPGPTTPIPNNSRYRLQITFCEGTSEEEIYYSNNSPTITVNNVSNATAEISSNKTEICPGEQINFTADLENQGSSPVFSWRVNNVEEGTSSSFSWDQFNDGDNVELRMTNYRVCADDLDANPGNDIVESNIIAISVKAGTPAQPSTITISDSDPFCPGGSKTYTVTNDATASEYIWTLPSGWSGSSTTNSITVTTGTTSGDITVAAKNDCGTSSPRILAVNAAPGIPNTPGTITGNTAVCPGLAETYSITAVSNASEYIWTLPNGWNGGTTSVTTNTPTLNITSGATGNNGNISVIASNSCGQSSPRTLAVTVKNETPATPGTITGDATICPGISKKYTIVPVSGATQYIWTLPSGFSAPNLTTTLPELNVTAGASGSGQITVRASNDCGTSTNPSSLTISISDPTPVMTGAIAGPTGVCANTNGHVYSIPAIANATSYSWTATGGLSITGVQTGNSITINTGSSGGTLSVIAKNSCGDSNSQSLTVSINNPAPVIPASTNISGPAKVCANSTGIQYTIPAVTNATTYTWSVPSGWNITNGQGTRTLTLNTPGTTSPNNTISVIAVNSCGSSAAKTFSVNSSNNAPSQPGAISTDLPSTSICPPVSGYKFWVTPVSGNTYNWILPAGFTITNGAGTHEITINIASNTPYGNGITVDVEAVNACGPSTRRSYNQINIDNFAYADLGADQIVCSSTNTLNLSGNIGFGTGNSKLKIQSLTSTGTNSVQNIPKGKENNFNYNYTPSSTDIANGQVTFTVTTESPAGNNNCSSQGVDQMTVFFRPVPAVTISSNSPICSGQTSTLNFSGTPDTRVTYRRGNGSDQTIDIPSSGTATITTAALTANTTYNLRSIQYLTAPNCTVSSLTDSTTVTVTQPPTATISYNGPFCITQTSVQPVNLTGTNAFAGGTFNQPAGLAIDNAGGVNPSSSAPGVYTIIYTTPASGECPAVEASTTVTINDETLITSQPVSTRACEGDDISFTVNASGQALTYQWYDGNGNAISPGGDSATLSLSDILKIDDEGDYYVMVNNSASCAPVTSNTVQLTVDQDIDIESQPVNTIACEGEIISLDVNATTGGNPLDGSFNYQWYKGNPGSGTPLANMNAASLPFNPGSPDDSGDYYVEITGSGDYTCQPVTSSVATLEIRPTPTVDVSGSTNICDGESAPLSFFNGTPNTNVNVILNGDNSNPITIALDAAGEAIYDSGALFATSDTDTDFTYSLASIAYTDIPDCSNTITGSATITVAPNPDATLSFTNDQVEFCTKDSNPYTPILTGSGNYTGGTFSSNGLSINSSNGSFTPSANSAGDYTISYTIPAYGGCTEEVATLDISIYEEVLITSEPFNLGICSTQDAEFSVVASGDNLSYQWYKVQGTPDFSSTETDDIAISGANTSILSLPVATSSDDGDYYVSIAGTNACTPTLSTQVTSEVVSLNVDEDIVIIEPAEDVRVCNDTNATVDFVFVVHANGAPLLFEWIYADGTPVEPQNQSNMETSLTQRPPTSDEISDHPELAGLQLYEGILTINNITSADQASYAIRIDGSSNNFNCPEAISNSFNLDVDPLPDAPTVENIEYCLGDTATPLTATGSNLTWYDANMVELTEAPTPDTSVFGTTSYYVTQKDSFCESPMTNITVTVHELPAAPTLSSAELYVGYCVGDSAVPLFATADSGGTINWYGPGDPDLALTEAPTPQITAAGELSYWVSQTNTNDCEGPKTQITVNIYNIPVLSITNSGDDIICEGDTITLTATDSNSNGPNTTFTWISSEDPSNPVVGAVQNFSPTANTTYTVTAENENTCTNFAEYTINVDTPPIPGTLAGPDTVCEAEPSGSLDLTGFTGNIVQWEFKAEGDADWTVINETAPDANYTFSGITQPTSYRVMVSNGVCATVYSNEISVNIDLVPVGGELLWAANNDRLFLTCENPAPGYGSALNLTGNIGQILHWEYRGVSANSWQTIDTQTNSIDPSEIESVVLNETTAFRVRIEGNSCGPDIYSATAMVSVIEADIKPAPVEVDKDVICIGDTITLSSETGYSSTGGKFDGGAFDNAALDNSNTWIFEDADGTVYNFESSANNGRANHWLRMNPHGNTEPNEKVYTAELYPIDQQGPGNGYMVNFRTFSSNAGNKGFALVTGNNDSNFETPIFSLGGLDEAILTWDQAYNLTEGAKITVEISTNGGSTYQTVLFDTIGTATSGNYDNFGDGTPATRPLNKMVIDLGAYIGMSNLRLRWRYEGTIDGDVWAVDNIQVPEGPQDILLQWYYDDDLNDPDNYLEEIGAVNQAVVDFVPKKIGWNDFEVQTRIILDSNGDECQSVDNFETIRVWAFDRYTTNVETVVGSCGSLDVQLNASVTADYQAKTITEYPTLDGYVGRWKVEDLVGNEVTTGFTIINQDSESTLDPMENPNAIFSAESLGDYNFKWILIPTAVDENGILIDNSGCPPVENPNNVILVDCTTLDFDGDNDYIDLGNSYNGNYFIEAWIRPFDRSIDGGGNTDANTGVIFSSPGFEISMDNLGSKVSKNGRWYHIAVSNTGQLWVDGIASGSITVNTPGINNTTIGARYDANTKTTSNHFSGWIDELRIWDGNSEPNLKEIRFMMNQRIKLNAAADSNTLIEGEVVPNLVIADGFSSYYTDGTHNLDQDGDRFYDQTWGDLAGYYRLYSEIPDPDNVPCFIIDDTLKPINGYTPDHSINKVPGRLVNITTNQENTSPTPYCSGTDGTWASVNTWARPAVWDYPNSSYNSTPIEWNIARVNHNITADSKRITMLGILSETPNKLLTINGNVPVRLTHYLLLDGNMDLVDESQLLQDHGSILDNTSGGWAEIDQQGRMSSFNYNYWSSPFSNQGTNNNSGFMLNQVLLDGSNPNTPQPINFRNGYFSADGAKTNPITISNEWIWDFRGGRNDDYSDWLHLGSDFLEIVGAGYSMKGTTGSVGLSATQNYVFRGKPNNGNIPSTDLNVVNGRDFLIGNPFASAIDAHEFIRDNLRDVGSGSNNGQNPNNENVFNGTIYYWDHFAGATHILAEYVGGYASYNLSGSAEAISNDWRINVTDDENTGVLPEQYIPVAQGFFITAAPVGTNTFGGDIIFKNTQRVFATESSDPSIFLQHEDDLVKGQTKNQKLEVADDTRMKIRLRYESPKKYYRQILVTMDENTTNGFDLGYDAPMIENNPEDMYWYFDEKPYVIQGVPNFDVEQILPFAIKSKEGGEFVIKIDKTENWPSDKELYLKDKVLDTVHDILATDYIGSTEIAGEINDRFEIVFFKEKAQDPVVPDPDDIVDPEDLPIIDGLVGISYSTFSKQVKISNFDLLDVSKVMIFDMGGKLIQQYDDLPTEEEILLGMRPVRSGVYIIKVFSENGISNKKVVIK from the coding sequence ATGGGGATAAAATTACATGTAAAATTCTTATTGCTCCTGATATTTCTACCAGCTCTCATCTGGGGGCAGTGTCTGGATGTACCAACCAGTCCGGCTACAGCCACTATTACGCTTCAAGGATCTAACAATATATGCTCTGATGAAACTATCTCATTTACATCAAATGTTAATCTAAATGGCGGCACTAATGAGACTTATCAATGGGAATACCAGGTAGGAGCCGGTGCTTGGACTGATATTACTGGGGAAACATCGAATAGCTTAACTAATTATCGACCCGGCCCAACTACTCCAATACCGAACAACTCCAGATACAGACTCCAAATAACATTTTGTGAAGGCACATCCGAAGAAGAAATTTATTATAGTAATAACTCACCAACCATAACTGTAAACAACGTAAGCAATGCAACTGCTGAAATAAGCTCCAATAAAACAGAAATCTGTCCCGGGGAGCAAATAAACTTTACGGCAGATTTAGAAAATCAGGGAAGCAGCCCAGTTTTCAGTTGGAGGGTTAACAATGTTGAAGAGGGAACCTCTTCCTCCTTCTCCTGGGATCAATTTAATGACGGAGATAATGTAGAATTACGAATGACAAATTACAGGGTCTGTGCAGATGATCTGGATGCTAATCCCGGTAATGATATTGTGGAAAGTAATATTATTGCAATATCTGTTAAGGCCGGCACACCCGCCCAACCTTCCACAATTACTATTAGTGATAGTGATCCATTTTGCCCGGGAGGGTCTAAAACATATACTGTCACTAATGACGCTACAGCATCTGAGTATATATGGACCTTACCATCTGGCTGGTCTGGAAGCAGTACAACGAACTCGATAACGGTAACCACGGGAACTACCAGTGGCGATATTACGGTAGCCGCGAAAAATGATTGTGGTACCAGCAGTCCGCGTATTCTGGCAGTTAATGCAGCTCCAGGAATTCCAAATACACCGGGAACCATAACTGGCAACACTGCAGTTTGTCCAGGATTAGCAGAAACATATTCCATTACTGCCGTTTCTAACGCCAGTGAATATATATGGACATTACCTAATGGATGGAATGGAGGCACTACCAGTGTAACCACAAACACGCCTACTCTGAATATCACCTCTGGAGCAACTGGAAATAATGGAAATATAAGTGTAATAGCAAGCAATAGCTGTGGGCAGAGTTCTCCGCGAACACTAGCGGTAACTGTCAAGAACGAGACTCCGGCAACACCCGGAACTATTACCGGCGATGCCACTATTTGTCCCGGGATTTCTAAAAAATATACAATTGTTCCTGTATCTGGTGCAACCCAGTATATCTGGACACTTCCTTCGGGATTTTCAGCTCCGAACCTAACGACCACCTTACCTGAACTTAATGTTACGGCTGGAGCCTCAGGATCAGGTCAGATTACGGTAAGAGCCAGCAACGATTGTGGTACCAGTACCAACCCATCATCTTTGACTATTAGCATTAGTGATCCAACACCCGTAATGACCGGAGCTATTGCCGGCCCTACCGGGGTTTGTGCAAATACCAATGGACATGTTTATTCTATACCGGCAATAGCTAACGCCACCAGCTATTCCTGGACCGCAACCGGAGGATTATCCATAACCGGTGTTCAAACTGGAAATTCAATTACCATAAATACCGGTAGCAGCGGAGGAACATTATCTGTCATCGCTAAAAATTCCTGCGGAGATAGCAATTCGCAATCCTTAACCGTAAGTATTAATAATCCAGCCCCGGTGATCCCTGCCAGTACTAATATTAGCGGTCCGGCTAAGGTTTGTGCTAATTCTACAGGAATTCAATATACCATTCCGGCGGTAACCAATGCTACCACCTATACCTGGAGCGTGCCTAGCGGTTGGAATATAACTAACGGTCAGGGTACAAGGACCTTAACATTAAATACACCCGGAACTACCAGTCCTAACAATACAATTTCGGTAATTGCCGTTAATTCCTGTGGATCCAGCGCAGCAAAGACTTTTTCTGTAAATTCATCGAATAATGCGCCCAGCCAGCCAGGTGCTATCTCTACAGATCTACCCAGTACATCCATATGCCCACCGGTTTCCGGTTATAAATTCTGGGTGACCCCGGTTTCAGGAAATACTTATAACTGGATCTTGCCCGCAGGTTTTACTATTACCAACGGAGCAGGCACTCATGAAATTACAATTAATATAGCCTCTAATACTCCATATGGAAATGGCATCACGGTAGATGTAGAAGCTGTAAACGCTTGTGGTCCAAGCACCAGAAGATCATACAATCAAATTAATATCGATAATTTCGCATATGCCGATCTGGGAGCAGACCAAATCGTATGTTCTTCTACCAATACTCTTAATCTAAGCGGTAATATAGGATTTGGTACGGGCAACTCTAAACTTAAAATTCAGAGTCTAACCAGCACCGGAACAAATTCTGTTCAAAATATTCCTAAAGGGAAAGAGAATAACTTTAACTATAATTACACCCCTTCTAGCACAGATATTGCCAACGGACAGGTAACCTTTACCGTAACTACAGAAAGTCCGGCTGGAAATAATAACTGTTCTTCTCAGGGAGTAGATCAAATGACGGTCTTTTTCAGGCCTGTACCTGCAGTAACGATCTCATCTAATTCACCTATATGTTCCGGGCAAACCTCAACCCTTAATTTTTCCGGGACCCCAGACACCCGGGTCACATACAGGAGAGGTAACGGTTCAGATCAAACCATTGATATACCCTCAAGTGGGACGGCCACTATAACCACGGCTGCTTTAACCGCGAATACCACCTATAATCTTAGAAGCATCCAATACCTCACTGCTCCAAACTGTACTGTAAGTAGTCTTACGGATAGCACCACGGTAACTGTCACCCAACCACCAACAGCTACTATTAGCTATAACGGGCCATTTTGTATAACTCAAACCTCCGTGCAACCGGTAAATCTTACCGGTACAAATGCATTTGCCGGAGGCACATTTAACCAGCCAGCAGGACTTGCGATTGACAATGCCGGGGGTGTAAATCCAAGTTCAAGCGCTCCCGGAGTATATACTATTATCTATACCACCCCGGCCTCGGGAGAATGTCCTGCAGTGGAGGCATCAACCACGGTTACCATAAATGATGAAACTTTAATTACCAGTCAACCAGTAAGCACCAGAGCCTGTGAAGGCGATGATATAAGTTTTACAGTTAACGCTTCTGGACAAGCTCTCACTTACCAGTGGTATGATGGTAACGGAAATGCAATAAGTCCCGGAGGTGATTCTGCAACTTTAAGCCTTAGTGATATTTTAAAAATTGATGATGAAGGTGATTATTATGTTATGGTGAATAATTCTGCCTCCTGTGCACCTGTAACTTCTAATACTGTACAGTTAACAGTAGACCAGGATATCGATATAGAATCTCAACCTGTAAACACCATTGCCTGCGAGGGAGAAATTATAAGTTTAGATGTAAATGCCACTACCGGAGGAAATCCTTTAGATGGTTCATTTAACTACCAGTGGTATAAAGGAAATCCCGGATCTGGCACTCCGCTTGCAAATATGAATGCGGCTAGTTTGCCCTTTAATCCAGGTTCTCCAGATGACTCAGGCGACTATTATGTTGAAATAACCGGCTCTGGAGACTATACCTGTCAACCGGTTACATCCAGCGTTGCCACACTAGAAATAAGACCTACCCCAACCGTAGATGTTAGCGGAAGCACCAATATTTGCGATGGTGAATCAGCTCCTCTCTCATTTTTTAACGGTACACCAAATACAAACGTTAACGTAATATTAAATGGCGACAACAGCAATCCTATTACTATTGCTCTAGATGCTGCTGGCGAAGCTATTTATGATTCTGGAGCCTTATTTGCCACCTCAGATACTGATACAGATTTCACTTATAGCCTAGCATCTATTGCTTATACAGATATTCCAGATTGTTCAAATACTATTACTGGGTCCGCTACAATTACCGTTGCTCCTAATCCAGATGCAACACTTTCTTTTACCAATGATCAGGTGGAGTTCTGCACCAAAGATTCAAATCCTTATACTCCTATACTAACTGGTTCAGGAAATTATACCGGGGGTACCTTCTCATCAAATGGACTTTCGATCAACTCATCTAATGGTTCTTTTACACCATCTGCAAATTCCGCCGGAGACTATACTATTAGTTATACCATACCGGCCTATGGAGGTTGTACTGAAGAAGTTGCAACTCTGGATATAAGTATCTATGAAGAAGTACTTATTACCTCGGAACCATTTAATCTGGGTATCTGCTCCACTCAAGATGCAGAATTTTCAGTGGTTGCCTCTGGGGATAATTTGAGTTATCAATGGTATAAGGTTCAAGGAACTCCAGATTTCAGTTCTACCGAGACCGATGATATTGCCATTTCAGGAGCAAATACATCAATTCTATCTTTACCGGTAGCTACCTCTTCTGATGACGGCGACTACTACGTTTCCATTGCCGGCACCAATGCCTGTACTCCTACACTTTCCACACAGGTAACCTCTGAAGTAGTAAGTTTAAATGTCGATGAAGATATTGTAATTATTGAGCCAGCAGAAGATGTTCGAGTTTGTAACGATACAAATGCCACTGTCGATTTTGTATTTGTGGTACATGCTAATGGTGCTCCGCTTCTTTTTGAATGGATCTATGCCGATGGAACTCCTGTAGAACCACAAAATCAATCCAACATGGAAACGTCACTTACCCAAAGACCTCCAACCTCAGATGAAATTTCTGATCATCCGGAACTAGCGGGTCTACAGCTATATGAAGGCATTTTGACCATTAATAATATCACTTCAGCAGATCAGGCGTCCTATGCCATACGTATTGACGGAAGTTCAAACAATTTTAACTGTCCAGAGGCCATATCCAACTCATTTAATCTGGATGTAGATCCGCTGCCTGATGCTCCAACAGTAGAAAATATAGAGTATTGCCTTGGAGATACCGCAACTCCACTTACTGCAACTGGCTCTAACCTCACTTGGTATGATGCTAATATGGTTGAGCTAACCGAAGCACCAACCCCGGATACATCTGTTTTTGGCACTACTTCATATTATGTTACCCAAAAAGATAGTTTTTGCGAAAGTCCAATGACTAATATTACGGTTACCGTGCATGAGCTGCCGGCAGCTCCGACCTTAAGTTCTGCAGAATTATATGTAGGATACTGCGTAGGAGATTCTGCTGTTCCTTTATTTGCGACTGCAGATTCAGGCGGCACAATAAACTGGTATGGACCCGGCGATCCAGATTTGGCATTGACGGAGGCTCCAACACCTCAAATTACTGCCGCAGGTGAATTATCCTATTGGGTGAGTCAAACAAATACTAATGACTGCGAGGGACCTAAAACTCAAATCACCGTCAATATTTATAATATTCCAGTGTTGAGTATTACAAATTCAGGCGATGACATTATTTGCGAAGGAGATACAATTACCTTAACAGCTACAGACTCTAATTCTAATGGTCCGAATACCACCTTTACCTGGATCTCTTCAGAGGACCCATCCAATCCTGTTGTGGGCGCGGTTCAGAATTTTAGCCCGACAGCAAATACTACCTATACGGTAACCGCTGAAAATGAAAATACCTGTACAAATTTTGCTGAGTATACCATTAACGTGGATACACCACCTATTCCTGGTACACTCGCTGGTCCAGATACTGTTTGCGAAGCAGAACCATCCGGTTCTCTCGATCTTACTGGGTTTACAGGCAATATAGTACAATGGGAATTTAAAGCCGAAGGAGATGCAGACTGGACAGTAATTAATGAAACAGCTCCAGATGCTAATTATACATTCTCCGGAATTACACAACCAACCTCTTACCGGGTTATGGTTAGTAATGGAGTATGTGCAACCGTCTATTCTAATGAGATATCTGTTAATATAGACTTGGTTCCCGTAGGTGGAGAATTATTATGGGCTGCAAATAATGACAGACTTTTCCTTACCTGTGAGAATCCGGCACCAGGCTATGGAAGTGCATTAAACCTGACCGGTAACATTGGACAGATCCTTCACTGGGAGTATCGCGGAGTATCGGCCAACAGCTGGCAAACGATAGATACTCAAACTAACAGTATAGATCCATCAGAGATTGAAAGTGTGGTGCTCAATGAAACGACCGCATTCCGGGTTAGGATTGAAGGTAATTCATGTGGCCCTGATATTTATTCGGCCACGGCTATGGTAAGCGTAATTGAGGCAGATATCAAACCTGCACCCGTAGAAGTTGACAAAGATGTTATTTGTATAGGGGATACAATTACTTTAAGTTCAGAAACCGGTTACAGTTCAACCGGAGGTAAATTTGATGGTGGAGCTTTTGACAATGCTGCTCTAGACAATAGCAATACCTGGATTTTCGAAGATGCAGATGGCACGGTATATAATTTCGAATCCAGTGCTAATAATGGCCGTGCCAACCACTGGTTACGAATGAATCCGCATGGGAATACTGAACCCAATGAGAAGGTTTATACTGCAGAATTATATCCTATAGATCAGCAAGGCCCCGGGAATGGTTATATGGTTAATTTCAGGACATTTTCAAGTAATGCCGGGAACAAAGGCTTTGCGTTAGTCACCGGGAATAATGATTCTAATTTCGAAACACCAATTTTTTCATTAGGTGGCCTTGATGAAGCGATCCTTACCTGGGATCAGGCTTATAATCTTACTGAGGGTGCAAAAATAACCGTAGAGATCTCTACAAATGGAGGTAGTACTTATCAAACTGTCCTTTTTGACACCATAGGCACTGCCACCAGTGGCAACTATGATAATTTTGGTGATGGTACACCAGCCACAAGACCTTTGAATAAGATGGTGATAGATCTTGGTGCATATATAGGAATGAGCAATTTGAGATTGCGATGGAGATATGAAGGTACTATAGATGGTGATGTTTGGGCCGTGGATAATATACAGGTGCCGGAAGGCCCACAAGATATATTGCTCCAATGGTATTATGATGACGATCTAAACGATCCTGATAATTATCTGGAGGAAATTGGCGCCGTTAATCAGGCAGTAGTAGACTTTGTTCCCAAGAAGATCGGCTGGAATGATTTCGAGGTACAGACCAGGATTATTTTAGATAGTAATGGTGACGAATGCCAGAGTGTAGATAATTTTGAAACCATAAGAGTATGGGCTTTTGACAGGTATACTACAAACGTAGAAACTGTGGTTGGAAGTTGCGGTAGCCTGGATGTCCAACTGAACGCTTCTGTCACTGCTGATTATCAAGCCAAAACAATTACAGAATATCCAACCTTAGATGGATATGTTGGTCGATGGAAAGTCGAGGATCTCGTCGGAAATGAAGTTACTACAGGATTCACTATCATCAATCAGGATTCTGAAAGCACCCTGGATCCAATGGAAAATCCAAACGCAATATTCAGCGCAGAAAGTTTAGGAGATTATAATTTTAAATGGATTCTTATTCCAACGGCTGTGGATGAAAATGGCATTCTTATAGATAACTCAGGTTGCCCGCCTGTTGAAAATCCGAATAACGTTATTCTCGTTGATTGTACCACTCTGGATTTTGATGGTGATAACGATTATATTGATCTCGGAAACAGTTACAACGGAAATTATTTTATAGAAGCATGGATAAGGCCATTTGACAGATCTATTGATGGTGGTGGAAATACAGATGCAAATACCGGTGTTATTTTTAGCAGTCCTGGATTCGAAATCAGTATGGATAATCTTGGATCAAAGGTTTCTAAAAACGGCAGATGGTATCATATAGCCGTTTCGAATACTGGTCAACTGTGGGTAGATGGAATAGCTTCAGGTTCAATTACGGTAAATACTCCTGGTATTAATAACACGACAATTGGAGCAAGGTATGATGCAAATACTAAAACTACCTCTAACCATTTCTCTGGTTGGATCGATGAATTAAGGATTTGGGACGGTAATTCCGAACCAAACCTTAAAGAAATCAGGTTTATGATGAATCAGCGTATCAAACTAAATGCTGCTGCAGATTCAAATACATTAATTGAAGGGGAAGTCGTACCTAACCTGGTTATTGCAGATGGATTTAGTAGTTATTATACTGATGGCACCCATAACTTAGATCAGGATGGAGACAGGTTCTATGATCAAACCTGGGGTGATCTCGCCGGCTATTATAGATTATATTCCGAAATTCCTGATCCAGATAATGTTCCATGCTTTATAATTGACGATACATTAAAACCTATAAATGGGTATACACCAGACCATTCTATTAATAAAGTACCGGGAAGATTAGTTAATATAACCACGAACCAGGAAAACACTTCCCCCACTCCGTACTGTTCTGGAACAGATGGCACTTGGGCTAGCGTAAATACCTGGGCAAGACCAGCCGTTTGGGATTATCCAAATAGCAGTTATAACAGTACCCCTATAGAATGGAACATTGCAAGGGTGAATCACAATATTACCGCAGATAGTAAGAGAATAACAATGCTCGGGATTCTATCTGAAACTCCGAATAAATTACTGACCATCAATGGGAATGTTCCTGTTAGACTAACACATTATTTATTACTTGATGGTAATATGGATCTGGTTGATGAATCACAATTACTGCAGGATCACGGCAGTATCTTAGATAATACAAGTGGTGGTTGGGCTGAAATTGATCAGCAAGGTAGAATGAGTAGCTTTAATTATAATTATTGGAGTAGTCCGTTTAGCAATCAGGGAACTAATAATAACTCCGGGTTTATGCTTAACCAGGTTTTATTAGATGGTTCTAACCCAAATACTCCCCAGCCAATTAATTTCAGAAACGGTTATTTTTCTGCTGATGGGGCAAAAACAAATCCAATTACCATAAGTAATGAGTGGATTTGGGATTTTAGAGGCGGTAGAAACGATGATTATTCAGACTGGTTACATCTTGGATCAGACTTTTTAGAAATAGTGGGAGCCGGCTATTCAATGAAAGGAACAACTGGAAGCGTAGGTCTCTCCGCTACTCAAAATTATGTATTCCGCGGAAAACCGAACAATGGAAATATCCCTTCTACCGACCTTAACGTAGTTAACGGGAGAGATTTCCTGATTGGAAATCCTTTTGCATCTGCCATTGATGCTCATGAATTTATTAGAGATAATTTGAGAGATGTAGGAAGTGGCAGTAATAATGGTCAAAATCCAAATAATGAAAACGTATTCAATGGAACGATCTATTACTGGGATCATTTTGCAGGTGCAACACATATTTTAGCGGAATACGTAGGAGGATATGCTAGTTATAACCTATCTGGCTCTGCTGAAGCTATATCCAATGACTGGCGTATCAATGTTACAGATGACGAAAACACCGGGGTACTCCCAGAACAATATATTCCAGTTGCCCAGGGATTTTTTATAACGGCCGCGCCAGTTGGAACTAACACTTTTGGAGGTGATATCATCTTTAAGAATACCCAAAGAGTTTTTGCTACCGAATCTTCAGACCCTTCTATTTTCTTACAACATGAAGATGATTTAGTAAAAGGGCAAACCAAAAATCAAAAATTAGAAGTTGCCGATGACACCAGGATGAAAATCAGACTCAGGTATGAATCTCCTAAAAAATATTATAGACAGATTCTTGTAACTATGGACGAGAATACTACTAATGGATTCGATCTAGGTTATGATGCGCCAATGATTGAGAACAACCCTGAAGATATGTACTGGTACTTCGATGAAAAGCCATACGTTATACAAGGAGTTCCTAATTTTGATGTAGAGCAGATTCTGCCATTTGCTATTAAATCTAAAGAAGGAGGCGAATTTGTTATAAAGATTGACAAGACCGAAAATTGGCCTTCAGACAAAGAACTTTATTTAAAGGATAAAGTTTTAGATACCGTTCATGATATTCTGGCTACAGATTATATTGGATCTACAGAAATTGCAGGAGAGATTAATGATAGGTTCGAAATCGTATTCTTTAAGGAGAAAGCTCAGGATCCTGTAGTACCAGATCCAGACGATATAGTAGATCCTGAAGATCTGCCAATAATTGATGGTCTCGTTGGTATAAGCTACAGTACCTTTAGCAAGCAGGTGAAAATCAGCAATTTTGATCTTCTAGATGTTTCTAAAGTTATGATCTTTGACATGGGCGGTAAACTAATTCAACAATACGACGATTTACCCACCGAAGAAGAAATTTTACTTGGAATGCGACCCGTGCGCTCTGGTGTATATATTATAAAGGTATTTAGCGAGAATGGTATTTCCAATAAGAAAGTGGTGATTAAATAG